In the genome of Mycobacterium kansasii ATCC 12478, one region contains:
- a CDS encoding LLM class flavin-dependent oxidoreductase, producing the protein MKVNIGLGAHNSNDWERVLAEDFGHPPATPDWQCVQATLALGDLAEPLGFDGIWLPEHCGTPYGMTPNPIQALSYFAGRTERVSLGTFVVVAPWWHPVRLAHQIAYLDILSNGRYTTIGIGRGVSKGEFAAVGVPREESRQRFNETLDILQLALSGKRFSYDGEIFTVPEMSLRPEPQSRDLFSRIYSSSSTAESLEILARRGMVPLFVGNKPIADAGREVQQVNIFRKEAGLPPCQPKNVMFMYCTAKPEDAAKSEEWIWTANRDVTVHYGFADASNFKGVKGYEAYAAREASATAVLASSVTGDPKGAPKTPGYHASNLLIGTPEEIFTRLRAAQEACSFCELTIVPQFGTMPYEEAMASTQLFAKEVLPAAHDMPAPLHPAALPENALA; encoded by the coding sequence ATGAAGGTCAACATCGGTCTGGGCGCGCACAACTCGAACGACTGGGAACGAGTGCTGGCCGAGGATTTCGGCCACCCGCCGGCCACCCCCGACTGGCAGTGCGTGCAGGCCACGCTCGCACTCGGCGACCTGGCCGAACCGCTGGGGTTCGACGGCATCTGGCTGCCCGAGCACTGCGGTACCCCGTACGGCATGACGCCCAACCCGATTCAGGCGCTGAGCTATTTCGCCGGACGCACCGAGCGGGTCAGCCTGGGTACCTTCGTCGTCGTCGCACCGTGGTGGCATCCGGTCCGGCTGGCCCACCAAATCGCCTATCTCGACATTCTTTCCAACGGGCGGTATACCACGATCGGAATCGGACGCGGGGTGTCGAAGGGGGAGTTCGCCGCCGTCGGCGTCCCCCGCGAGGAAAGCCGCCAGCGCTTCAACGAAACGCTGGACATCCTGCAGCTGGCGCTGTCCGGGAAGCGGTTCTCCTACGACGGCGAGATCTTCACGGTTCCGGAGATGTCGCTGCGCCCGGAACCTCAAAGCCGCGACCTGTTCTCCAGGATCTACAGTTCGTCGTCGACGGCCGAGTCGCTGGAGATCCTGGCCCGCCGCGGTATGGTTCCGCTGTTCGTGGGCAACAAGCCCATCGCGGACGCCGGCCGGGAAGTCCAGCAGGTCAACATCTTCCGCAAAGAAGCGGGTCTGCCGCCCTGTCAGCCCAAGAACGTCATGTTCATGTACTGCACCGCCAAACCCGAAGACGCCGCCAAGTCCGAGGAGTGGATCTGGACGGCGAACCGCGACGTGACGGTGCACTACGGGTTTGCCGATGCGTCGAACTTCAAGGGTGTCAAGGGCTATGAGGCCTATGCGGCCCGGGAGGCCAGCGCTACCGCCGTGCTGGCCTCGTCGGTGACCGGTGACCCCAAGGGCGCTCCCAAGACGCCGGGCTATCACGCCTCCAACCTGCTGATCGGGACACCGGAGGAAATCTTCACGCGGCTTCGCGCCGCGCAGGAGGCGTGTTCGTTCTGCGAGCTGACCATCGTCCCACAGTTCGGCACCATGCCCTACGAGGAGGCGATGGCGAGCACCCAGCTGTTCGCCAAGGAGGTGCTGCCCGCGGCGCATGACATGCCGGCGCCGTTGCATCCGGCGGCGCTGCCGGAAAACGCCCTGGCATGA
- a CDS encoding flavin-containing monooxygenase yields the protein MTAPDCPPTQTPQDIDLPALREKYRREREKRLRPEGSRQYIELVDDFAGYYESDPYTPPPDRAPISADIDVLVLGGGFGGLLCGAYLKKAGVDDVRIIELGGDFGGVWYWNRYPGLQCDNESYCYVPLLEELNYIPSKKFADGTEIYEHCRRIGKHYGLYDSAIFSTQVRALRWDDEIKRWRVGTNRDDDLRARFVVMASGPFHRPKLPGIPGIKDFKGHSFHSSRWDYDYTGGDSNGGLVNLRDKRVGVVGTGATAVQIVPYLGRDAKHLYVFQRTPSSVGPRNNVPTDAAWVKSLKPGWQKERQRNFHAWTFEGMALGQPDYVCDFWTELGRNTAARVRALADPASLTPEQFMAIREEEDYKVMERLRRRVSSIVEDRETAEALKPYYRFLCKRPCTNDEYLPTFNRPNVTLVDVSATKGVQRATEKGLVANGVEYELDCIIYASGFEITTEISRRYSIDAIEGRDGHSLFEYWRNGYRTFHGFTSCGFPNQFFTGFTQVGISANIAANYELQGEHIAYIIAQALARGATTVEPTQEAQDDWCRIIRETAIDNTQFDMECTPGYYNNEGGGSEGIRSHLGEPYGPGFYAFGDLLSAWRDQGDLDGLVLES from the coding sequence ATGACGGCCCCCGACTGCCCGCCGACCCAGACGCCGCAGGACATCGACCTGCCTGCGCTGCGGGAAAAGTACCGCCGCGAGCGGGAAAAACGGCTGCGGCCGGAGGGCTCGCGGCAGTACATCGAACTCGTCGACGACTTCGCGGGCTATTACGAGAGCGACCCCTACACGCCGCCGCCCGATCGCGCTCCGATATCGGCGGACATCGACGTCCTGGTGCTCGGCGGCGGTTTCGGCGGGCTGCTGTGCGGCGCGTATCTGAAGAAGGCCGGCGTCGACGACGTGCGGATCATCGAGCTGGGCGGTGATTTCGGTGGCGTCTGGTACTGGAACCGCTATCCCGGACTGCAGTGCGACAACGAATCCTACTGCTACGTACCGCTCCTGGAAGAGCTGAACTACATTCCGAGCAAGAAGTTCGCCGACGGCACCGAGATCTACGAGCATTGCCGGCGCATCGGAAAGCACTACGGCCTCTACGATTCAGCGATCTTCTCCACCCAGGTGCGAGCGTTGCGCTGGGACGACGAGATCAAACGCTGGCGGGTCGGCACCAACCGCGACGATGACCTGCGGGCCCGTTTCGTGGTGATGGCCTCCGGCCCATTCCACCGGCCCAAGCTGCCCGGCATCCCCGGTATCAAAGACTTCAAGGGGCACAGCTTTCACAGTTCCCGCTGGGACTACGACTACACCGGCGGCGACAGCAACGGTGGGCTGGTCAACCTTCGCGACAAGCGAGTCGGGGTGGTGGGCACCGGGGCGACCGCCGTCCAGATCGTGCCGTACCTGGGCCGGGATGCCAAGCACCTCTACGTCTTTCAGCGCACCCCGTCATCCGTGGGCCCGCGCAACAATGTGCCTACCGACGCTGCGTGGGTGAAATCGCTCAAGCCGGGCTGGCAGAAGGAACGCCAACGCAACTTCCACGCCTGGACGTTCGAGGGAATGGCGCTCGGCCAGCCCGACTATGTCTGCGACTTCTGGACCGAACTGGGACGCAACACCGCCGCACGGGTGCGCGCGCTGGCGGATCCGGCGTCGCTGACCCCGGAGCAGTTCATGGCGATACGGGAGGAGGAGGACTACAAGGTCATGGAACGCCTTCGGCGCCGGGTCTCGAGCATCGTCGAGGACCGCGAAACCGCCGAAGCGCTCAAACCGTACTACCGATTCCTGTGCAAGCGGCCGTGTACCAACGACGAGTACCTGCCGACCTTCAACCGCCCCAATGTGACGCTGGTGGACGTGTCCGCGACCAAAGGAGTGCAGCGGGCCACCGAAAAGGGCTTGGTAGCCAACGGTGTCGAGTACGAGCTGGACTGCATCATCTACGCGAGCGGATTCGAGATCACCACCGAGATCAGCCGCCGCTACTCGATCGACGCGATCGAGGGCCGCGACGGACATTCGCTTTTCGAATACTGGCGCAACGGCTACCGGACATTCCACGGCTTTACCAGCTGTGGGTTCCCCAACCAGTTCTTCACCGGCTTCACCCAGGTGGGTATCTCTGCCAACATCGCCGCAAACTACGAATTGCAGGGCGAGCACATTGCCTACATCATTGCGCAAGCGCTGGCACGCGGCGCCACGACCGTAGAGCCAACCCAAGAGGCACAAGATGATTGGTGCCGTATCATCCGGGAGACGGCGATCGACAACACCCAATTCGACATGGAATGCACGCCGGGCTACTACAACAACGAAGGCGGCGGCAGCGAAGGGATCCGGTCACATTTGGGCGAGCCGTACGGGCCCGGGTTCTACGCCTTTGGTGACCTGCTGAGCGCCTGGCGTGACCAGGGCGACCTGGATGGCCTCGTCCTGGAATCGTGA
- a CDS encoding SDR family NAD(P)-dependent oxidoreductase, producing the protein MTQLRFDDRVAVVTGAGRGLGRAYALLLASRGAKVVVNDIGSSLTGDGMDPSPAHRVVAEIRAAGGDAVACVESVATAAGGQAIIQTALEHYGRIDVLIHNAGTVRRASLKEMSYQDFDSVIDVHLRGAFHVVRPAFPLMCAAHYGRIVLTSSIGGLYGNHGVANYAAAKAGLVGLSNAVALEGAPEGVLCNVIVPAAVTRMAEGLDISAYPPMGPELVAPVVGLLAHESCPVTGEMLVALAGRVATAVVAESPGVHRPSWTIEDVAEHLGDIRDLADPQVFPVVPDGHGEHIRYSFEMAARSSGLRHA; encoded by the coding sequence ATGACTCAACTGAGATTCGACGATCGGGTGGCCGTGGTCACCGGGGCCGGCCGCGGACTGGGCCGCGCCTATGCGCTGCTGCTCGCTTCCCGGGGCGCCAAGGTCGTCGTCAACGACATCGGCTCCAGCCTGACCGGCGACGGTATGGACCCGAGCCCGGCGCACCGGGTGGTGGCCGAGATCCGGGCTGCCGGAGGGGACGCCGTCGCATGCGTCGAATCGGTGGCCACCGCTGCGGGCGGCCAGGCGATCATCCAGACGGCGCTGGAACACTACGGGCGGATCGACGTCCTCATCCACAACGCCGGCACGGTGCGCCGCGCCTCGTTGAAGGAGATGAGTTACCAGGACTTCGATTCCGTCATCGACGTGCACTTGCGCGGAGCCTTCCACGTGGTGCGGCCGGCGTTCCCGCTCATGTGTGCTGCGCACTACGGCCGTATCGTATTGACGTCGTCGATCGGCGGCCTCTACGGCAATCATGGCGTGGCCAACTACGCCGCCGCCAAAGCCGGCCTGGTGGGCCTGTCCAATGCCGTGGCGCTCGAGGGAGCCCCGGAAGGAGTGCTCTGCAACGTGATCGTTCCCGCGGCGGTGACGAGAATGGCCGAGGGCCTGGATATTTCGGCGTATCCGCCGATGGGGCCAGAGCTGGTGGCACCGGTCGTCGGGCTGCTGGCGCACGAATCATGCCCGGTCACCGGCGAAATGCTGGTGGCGCTGGCCGGCCGGGTGGCCACCGCGGTGGTGGCCGAATCGCCCGGCGTGCATCGTCCGTCGTGGACGATCGAGGACGTGGCCGAGCACCTCGGCGACATCCGCGACCTCGCGGACCCTCAGGTTTTTCCGGTGGTGCCGGACGGTCACGGCGAACACATCCGATACAGCTTCGAGATGGCCGCGCGCAGTAGCGGATTGCGACATGCCTAG
- a CDS encoding CaiB/BaiF CoA transferase family protein: MPSNNAGPLAGVRVVDLTAMVMGPYCTQIMADMGADVIKVEPPNGDDTRYISVGPARGMSGVFVNVNRGKRAITADLRSESGKSALRALVEQADVFIHSMRSKAINRLGFSYPEVAAINPGIVYTNCYGYGRRGPYRDLPAYDDTIQAACGLPFVQEQLTGEANYVGTILADKVAGLTALYATMMALFHRERTGEGQEVEVGMFETMAAFMLVEHANGAMFDPPLGPAVYPRTVAPNRRPYRTSDGYIAALIYNDKHWAAFVDAVRPPWAGSCYATLEGRAREIDTVYALLAETIAQRTTREWLDLFRELEIPASPLSSPASLFDDPHLRAVDFFETVDTPQGPVRFPGVPTWFSRTPGRVAGPAPELGAHTAAVLDELGVGVEADAAE, translated from the coding sequence ATGCCTAGCAACAACGCGGGCCCGCTGGCCGGGGTGCGCGTCGTCGATCTGACCGCAATGGTGATGGGCCCCTACTGCACCCAGATCATGGCCGACATGGGTGCCGACGTCATCAAGGTGGAGCCGCCGAACGGCGACGACACCCGTTACATTTCGGTCGGCCCGGCCCGCGGAATGAGCGGTGTATTCGTAAACGTCAACCGGGGCAAGCGCGCCATCACCGCGGACCTGCGCTCCGAGTCCGGCAAGTCGGCGCTGCGCGCGCTCGTCGAACAGGCCGACGTCTTCATCCACTCGATGCGGTCCAAAGCGATCAACCGGCTCGGCTTCAGCTATCCCGAGGTAGCCGCCATCAATCCGGGCATCGTCTACACGAACTGCTACGGATACGGCCGGCGCGGACCCTACCGGGATCTGCCGGCCTATGACGACACCATCCAGGCGGCGTGCGGTCTGCCGTTCGTCCAGGAGCAGCTGACCGGTGAAGCCAATTATGTGGGAACAATTTTGGCCGACAAGGTGGCCGGTCTGACCGCTCTCTACGCCACGATGATGGCGTTGTTTCACCGGGAACGCACCGGTGAAGGGCAAGAAGTGGAAGTCGGCATGTTCGAAACGATGGCCGCTTTCATGCTGGTGGAGCACGCCAACGGCGCCATGTTCGATCCGCCGCTGGGTCCGGCGGTCTATCCGCGCACGGTGGCTCCCAACCGGCGGCCGTACCGGACCAGCGACGGCTACATCGCCGCGCTGATCTACAACGACAAGCACTGGGCGGCCTTCGTCGACGCGGTGCGGCCGCCCTGGGCCGGTAGTTGTTACGCCACGCTGGAGGGACGCGCGCGCGAGATCGACACGGTATATGCGCTACTGGCCGAAACGATTGCCCAGCGCACCACCCGGGAATGGCTCGATTTGTTCCGGGAGCTGGAGATACCGGCGTCGCCGTTGTCCAGTCCCGCGTCGCTGTTCGACGACCCGCACCTCCGTGCCGTGGATTTCTTCGAGACGGTGGACACTCCCCAAGGGCCGGTGCGCTTTCCGGGTGTGCCGACGTGGTTTTCCCGAACGCCGGGCCGAGTCGCCGGTCCGGCCCCCGAACTGGGTGCACATACCGCGGCGGTGCTCGACGAGCTGGGGGTGGGAGTCGAGGCCGACGCCGCCGAATGA
- a CDS encoding acyltransferase family protein — translation MRRAGRRAVSERPERHGGIPALDGLRAIAVALVLAGHGGIPGMSGGFIGVDVFFVLSGFLITSLLLDELRHTGRISLTAFWIRRARRLLPALVLMVLTVTAAREFLPYQALTGLRSDAIAAFLWMANWRFVAQKTDYFTQGAPPSPLQHTWSLGVEEQYYIAWPLLLIAVTLLLAVRAKRYFAKTTVGHVRFAAFVIATLGALVSAAAAIVFVSAATRDRIYFGTDTRAQALLIGAAASALLIRDWPAMNRGWCLLRTRWGRRMARVLPVIGVAGLAAATHFATGSVTEFRHGLLLGVAVAAVFVVAPVAIEQRGAVARLLAWRPLVWLGAISYGIYLWHWPIFLALNGERTGWTGFKLFGVRCAVTVALAAASWWLIEQPIRRWRPARVPLLPLAAATVATAAAATMLVVPVATGPGLREVGLPPGVSAVAAVSPSPPGPSRPGPNAGPRDPNRPFTVSVFGDSIGWTMMHYLPPTPGFRFVDHTVIGCSLVRGTPYRYIGQTLEQRPECDGWPNRWSAQISQDQPDVALLIIGRWETVDRVNEGKWTHIGDPTFDGYLNFELQRALNIVGSSGVRVMVATVPYSRGGEKPDGRLYPEDQPDRVNQWNTMLRNTVREHPNVGIIDLNKKLCPDGVYTAKVDGIQVRSDGVHLTPEGVKWLLPWLEESLR, via the coding sequence GTGCGCCGCGCGGGACGGCGAGCTGTCTCGGAGCGGCCCGAGCGACACGGCGGTATCCCGGCGCTGGACGGTCTGCGCGCGATCGCCGTTGCCCTGGTTCTCGCCGGCCATGGCGGCATTCCCGGCATGTCCGGCGGGTTCATCGGGGTGGACGTCTTCTTCGTCCTCAGCGGATTCCTGATCACGTCGCTGCTGCTCGACGAGCTGCGCCACACCGGCCGTATCAGCCTGACCGCGTTTTGGATTCGCCGCGCCCGACGGCTGCTGCCGGCGCTGGTCCTGATGGTGCTCACCGTCACCGCGGCGCGCGAATTCCTTCCCTACCAAGCGCTTACCGGTCTTCGCAGCGACGCCATCGCCGCTTTCCTGTGGATGGCCAACTGGCGGTTCGTGGCGCAGAAGACCGACTACTTCACCCAGGGCGCCCCGCCGTCACCGCTGCAGCACACCTGGTCGCTGGGGGTGGAGGAGCAGTACTACATCGCCTGGCCGCTGCTACTGATCGCGGTGACGTTGCTGTTGGCGGTCCGCGCCAAACGCTACTTCGCCAAGACCACGGTGGGGCACGTGCGGTTCGCCGCCTTCGTGATCGCCACCCTGGGTGCGCTGGTCTCTGCCGCGGCGGCCATCGTCTTTGTCTCGGCGGCCACGCGTGACCGGATCTATTTCGGCACCGACACGCGGGCCCAGGCCCTGTTGATCGGCGCCGCGGCATCGGCTCTGCTGATTCGGGATTGGCCCGCGATGAACCGCGGCTGGTGCCTGCTGCGGACACGGTGGGGGCGGCGGATGGCCCGCGTGCTGCCGGTCATCGGCGTGGCCGGCCTGGCGGCGGCGACTCACTTCGCCACGGGCAGTGTCACCGAATTCCGGCACGGCCTGCTGCTCGGCGTGGCCGTGGCCGCCGTCTTCGTGGTCGCCCCGGTGGCGATCGAGCAGCGCGGCGCGGTGGCGCGGCTGTTGGCGTGGCGGCCGTTGGTGTGGCTGGGCGCCATTTCGTACGGCATCTATCTGTGGCATTGGCCGATCTTCCTGGCGCTCAACGGAGAACGCACCGGATGGACCGGGTTCAAACTATTCGGTGTTCGCTGTGCCGTCACCGTCGCCTTGGCCGCCGCATCATGGTGGTTGATCGAGCAACCCATCCGGCGCTGGCGGCCGGCGCGGGTACCGCTGCTGCCGTTGGCCGCGGCCACCGTGGCGACCGCGGCCGCGGCGACCATGCTGGTCGTGCCCGTCGCAACCGGGCCCGGTCTGCGCGAAGTCGGTCTGCCGCCCGGCGTTTCGGCGGTGGCGGCGGTATCCCCGTCGCCGCCGGGGCCGAGCCGGCCCGGGCCGAACGCCGGGCCGCGGGATCCCAACCGGCCGTTCACCGTTTCGGTGTTCGGTGATTCGATCGGCTGGACCATGATGCACTACCTGCCACCCACGCCCGGGTTCCGATTCGTCGACCACACGGTGATCGGCTGCAGCCTGGTGCGCGGCACCCCGTATCGCTACATCGGCCAGACCCTGGAGCAAAGACCGGAATGCGACGGCTGGCCCAACAGATGGTCGGCACAGATCAGTCAGGATCAGCCCGATGTCGCGCTGCTGATCATCGGTCGGTGGGAGACCGTGGACCGGGTCAACGAAGGAAAGTGGACCCACATCGGTGACCCGACTTTCGACGGCTACCTCAACTTCGAGCTGCAACGGGCTCTCAATATCGTCGGCTCCAGCGGTGTCCGGGTGATGGTGGCCACCGTCCCCTATAGCCGCGGCGGCGAGAAACCCGACGGCCGCCTCTACCCGGAGGACCAGCCCGACCGGGTCAACCAATGGAACACCATGCTGCGCAACACGGTTCGCGAGCATCCAAATGTCGGGATCATCGATCTGAACAAGAAGCTGTGTCCCGACGGCGTTTACACCGCCAAGGTCGACGGGATCCAGGTGCGCAGCGACGGCGTCCACCTCACTCCGGAAGGCGTGAAGTGGCTGTTGCCCTGGCTCGAGGAGTCGCTCAGGTAG
- a CDS encoding O-methyltransferase, with product MVTTLQEPRIAAALNRMYRETADQMTQLRDKREDLEQLSSMSSRERADALSAFYIPVTPEAGQLLYALVRATRPGTVVEFGMSFGISAIHLAAAVRDNGTGRVVTTELSATKIAAAKRTFAEVGLDDLITILDGDALSTLTTLDGPVGFVLLDGWKELYLPVIRLLEPSLSAGALIVADNTEAADTRPYLDYVRDPGNGYVSFNFPARRQDSMELSCWART from the coding sequence ATGGTCACTACTTTGCAGGAACCCAGGATCGCGGCGGCGCTCAATCGGATGTACCGCGAAACCGCTGATCAGATGACGCAGTTGCGCGACAAACGGGAGGATCTCGAGCAGCTCTCCTCGATGAGCAGCCGCGAACGCGCGGATGCGTTGAGTGCGTTCTACATCCCGGTGACCCCCGAAGCGGGCCAGCTGCTGTACGCGCTGGTGCGCGCTACTCGTCCCGGCACGGTCGTCGAATTCGGGATGTCCTTCGGTATTTCCGCGATCCATCTGGCCGCGGCGGTGCGCGACAACGGGACCGGCCGGGTGGTCACCACCGAGCTCAGCGCCACCAAGATCGCCGCCGCGAAACGGACTTTCGCCGAAGTCGGACTGGACGACCTCATCACCATTCTGGACGGAGATGCGCTCTCGACGCTGACCACCCTGGACGGCCCGGTCGGTTTCGTCCTGCTCGACGGCTGGAAAGAGCTGTACCTGCCGGTGATCCGGTTGCTCGAACCGTCGCTGTCCGCTGGTGCGTTGATCGTCGCCGACAACACCGAGGCCGCCGACACCCGGCCTTATTTGGATTATGTGCGTGATCCCGGCAACGGCTATGTGAGCTTCAACTTCCCCGCCAGGCGCCAAGACAGCATGGAACTGAGCTGCTGGGCGCGCACCTGA
- a CDS encoding NRAMP family divalent metal transporter yields the protein MTSITTRRHGGPHGRTPDQTPPTPVVPDTAVVDTAHCGDIVGAFGRIPRDGAGVSRKRWARLRTLMVISGPGLIVMVGDNDAGGVATYAQAGQDYGMKLLWTLTLLIPVLYVNQEMVLRLGAVARVGHARLIFERFGKFWGAFSVGDLLILNALTIVTEFIGVSMALGFLGCPKAIAVPAAAVLLFAVVAGGSFRRWEAMMFLLIAVNVVIIPMALLVHPTFTGTVDGLRPQFPGGLDATVLLLIVAIVGTTVAPWQLFFQQSNVVDKRITTQWISYARADLVLGIVVVMVGATALMAVTAFGLSGSADAGHFTDAGAVATGLANHFSGTVGLLFAIILLDASLIGANAIGLATTYAVGDAMGKRHSLHWKVSEAPLFYGGYAVLLAVSAAIAFSPDQVLGLVTQGVQALAGILLPSATVFLVLLCNDRAVLGPWTNTLRQNIFAWSTVWCLVLLSLALTAATFFPHLSTTTLVAGLAAGAAAGIIGGTAVLIAGRRKGNRREAETISQAFGGGLDPQDVDELEDTSLLTRAERRAVRRQDRANWRTPDLATITRPTMSPGRRAGLFTLRGYLVVAVVLVVVKVVEAGLG from the coding sequence ATGACTTCGATCACCACCCGGCGCCACGGTGGCCCGCACGGTCGCACACCCGACCAAACCCCGCCCACCCCCGTCGTGCCCGACACCGCGGTGGTGGACACAGCACATTGTGGTGACATCGTCGGTGCCTTCGGACGGATTCCCCGTGACGGCGCGGGTGTGAGCCGCAAGCGCTGGGCACGCCTGCGGACCTTGATGGTCATCAGTGGTCCCGGCCTGATCGTGATGGTCGGCGACAACGACGCCGGCGGTGTCGCGACATATGCACAGGCCGGGCAGGACTACGGGATGAAGCTGTTGTGGACGCTGACGTTGCTGATCCCGGTGCTGTATGTCAACCAGGAGATGGTACTGCGACTCGGAGCTGTCGCGCGGGTTGGGCACGCGCGGTTGATATTCGAACGCTTCGGCAAGTTCTGGGGCGCATTCAGCGTCGGCGACCTGCTGATTCTCAACGCACTGACGATCGTCACCGAATTCATCGGCGTATCAATGGCACTCGGGTTCCTGGGTTGTCCCAAGGCCATTGCCGTTCCGGCCGCTGCGGTGCTGTTGTTCGCGGTGGTGGCCGGCGGCTCGTTCCGCCGCTGGGAAGCGATGATGTTCCTGCTGATCGCGGTGAACGTGGTGATCATCCCGATGGCGCTGCTGGTGCACCCGACCTTCACCGGGACCGTCGACGGATTGCGGCCACAGTTCCCGGGCGGACTCGACGCCACCGTGCTGTTGTTGATCGTCGCGATCGTCGGCACCACCGTCGCGCCATGGCAGTTGTTCTTCCAGCAGTCCAACGTGGTCGACAAGCGCATCACCACGCAGTGGATTTCTTATGCGCGAGCCGATTTGGTGCTCGGCATCGTCGTCGTGATGGTCGGCGCGACAGCGCTGATGGCGGTGACCGCGTTCGGATTGTCCGGCTCCGCCGACGCCGGCCATTTCACCGACGCGGGGGCGGTGGCGACGGGGCTGGCCAACCACTTCAGCGGCACGGTGGGCCTGCTGTTCGCGATCATTCTGCTCGACGCGTCACTGATCGGGGCGAACGCGATCGGCCTGGCCACCACCTATGCCGTCGGTGACGCGATGGGCAAGCGGCACTCACTGCACTGGAAGGTCAGCGAAGCGCCACTGTTCTACGGCGGCTACGCGGTCCTTCTTGCGGTGTCGGCCGCAATTGCGTTCAGTCCTGATCAGGTCCTGGGCCTGGTGACCCAGGGCGTGCAGGCGCTCGCCGGCATCCTGTTGCCCTCGGCGACCGTCTTCCTGGTCCTGTTGTGCAATGACCGCGCGGTTCTGGGGCCATGGACAAACACGCTGCGGCAGAACATCTTTGCCTGGTCGACGGTGTGGTGTCTGGTGTTGCTGTCGCTCGCGTTGACGGCGGCGACGTTCTTCCCGCATCTGTCCACCACCACCCTGGTGGCCGGGCTCGCGGCCGGAGCGGCGGCCGGCATCATCGGCGGCACCGCCGTGCTGATCGCCGGCCGGCGCAAGGGTAACCGCCGCGAAGCGGAGACGATCTCGCAGGCATTCGGCGGCGGCCTGGATCCTCAAGACGTCGACGAACTCGAGGACACCTCGTTGCTGACCCGCGCCGAGCGGCGTGCTGTGCGCCGGCAGGACCGGGCGAACTGGCGTACCCCCGATCTGGCCACCATTACCCGCCCAACCATGTCACCGGGCCGTCGTGCGGGCCTGTTCACCCTGCGCGGCTACCTGGTGGTGGCGGTCGTGCTGGTCGTGGTCAAGGTCGTCGAGGCCGGCCTGGGCTGA
- a CDS encoding L,D-transpeptidase — protein sequence MRHAVRYLFVMVAITTMALAGSGALASAAVPLPQPVPGVAAVLPANGAVVGVAHPVVVTFSAPVLDRRAAERAIRVTSPSNMTGHFEWVDSFVVQWIPDHYWPAHSHISVGVQELTDGFETGDELLGVASISAHTFTVSRNGEVLRTMPASMGKPSRPTPVGNFSALSKERTVVMDSRTIGIPLNSSDGYLITASYAVRVTWSGVYVHSAPWSVNSQGYANVSHGCINLSPDNAAWYFNTVNVGDPIEVVA from the coding sequence ATGCGCCACGCAGTTCGTTATCTGTTCGTTATGGTTGCAATCACGACGATGGCCCTGGCCGGGTCGGGCGCTCTGGCGAGCGCCGCGGTGCCCCTGCCGCAGCCCGTGCCCGGAGTCGCCGCGGTGTTGCCGGCCAATGGCGCGGTGGTGGGCGTGGCACACCCGGTGGTGGTGACCTTCAGTGCTCCGGTCCTCGATCGCCGCGCCGCCGAACGAGCCATTCGTGTCACCTCCCCCAGCAACATGACCGGACATTTCGAGTGGGTCGACAGCTTCGTCGTGCAGTGGATTCCCGACCACTACTGGCCGGCCCATAGCCACATTTCGGTGGGTGTGCAGGAGCTGACGGACGGCTTCGAAACCGGTGACGAGCTGCTCGGGGTGGCCAGCATCTCGGCGCACACGTTCACCGTCAGCCGAAACGGAGAGGTCCTGCGCACCATGCCGGCGTCGATGGGCAAGCCCAGCCGTCCGACGCCGGTCGGCAACTTCAGTGCGCTGTCGAAAGAGCGCACCGTGGTGATGGATTCACGCACCATCGGCATTCCGCTGAACTCTTCCGACGGTTATCTGATCACCGCCTCCTATGCGGTTCGGGTCACCTGGAGCGGCGTGTACGTGCACTCGGCGCCGTGGTCGGTCAACTCACAGGGCTACGCCAACGTCAGCCATGGCTGCATCAACCTCAGCCCGGACAATGCCGCCTGGTACTTCAACACCGTCAACGTCGGCGATCCGATCGAAGTGGTCGCCTGA